In the Candidatus Rhabdochlamydia sp. T3358 genome, GTCCTGCGGATTTTTCTTGATGGTGAATTTCCGTTACATCAATGCTGCTTTTTCTATCAGCATCTTCAAATAGTAACTTTATGTCTTTATAGAGACCTTTATGATTCCCTTTCACCGGTAATGCATAATCTGCTTTCTGGTTGATAATTGCTGCTGCAGATTTCTTCTGGGTATTTAAAGCATCTGTAGTAACTGTTGTTCCTTTAAGCTCTAACTGTTCAATTAACTTTGGAAAAGCCGTAATTTCATTAGATTTCTCATCGACAGATACTTGCCCTAAGCAGATTCCAAGGTCTGTGCTCCACGCGTGTAACAAATGAAGTGGTTTATCTTTCTCATTCCAACCGCGACTGCCACGAAGAGTTTTTTCATCTATGGCGATAATATCCCCTTCCGCAAGGCTTGATCTTAAACAATTAAGTAATCTTTCTAAAGAGTCGGTAGGAATGAGACTCATTACTCGTTTTAGTGTCTTACTTGAAGGAACTCCAGACGAAACATCTACGTATTTGCTTATCCAATCTTTTGCTCCGCATAAGACACCTAAAAAGGAGATAAATAGGACTGTAACTAGTGAGTAATGAAAATTACAGGATGGTTGGCGAGGGTCTTTTATC is a window encoding:
- a CDS encoding ISAs1 family transposase, giving the protein MSQPKGKIPKHIKQKTFNHPGPDSQIILNLCKIKDPRQPSCNFHYSLVTVLFISFLGVLCGAKDWISKYVDVSSGVPSSKTLKRVMSLIPTDSLERLLNCLRSSLAEGDIIAIDEKTLRGSRGWNEKDKPLHLLHAWSTDLGICLGQVSVDEKSNEITAFPKLIEQLELKGTTVTTDALNTQKKSAAAIINQKADYALPVKGNHKGLYKDIKLLFEDADRKSSIDVTEIHHQEKSAGRMEEHRYQLLDIKGLGSVKEWAGCLRAGRVSRKRTKKGKTSLEICYYITSLLDIDKFAKSVRKHWGIENGLHLSLDVIFEEDKHRYQDKIGAANLSLLRKVALAVLAKDTSLKCGKPARQMRAATSPTYRDHLVKNCF